AAGCAGCGGCAGGTAGAGGAAGTAGTCGGTCGGATTGACGAGCACGATCTCGATCGCACCCCTGGCCATACGGGACAGTTTGCGCGCGGCGGTGAAGCCGGCGAACCCCCCGCCGACGATGACGACGCGTTCACGGTCGGCCATGGATGTGACCCCTTCGGCTAGCCGGTCCTGCCAGAGATCGCCGTACCCACCCCGCCAGCCGGAAACCACCCGATTCATCCCACAACGGCGACGGATACGCAGTGTGAGGACGGAGTAACGGGTTCTTGTTCCGAGGGAAACCGTCCGGCAACGGCGGCCACCTCGAATGGGGACACGCTGAAAGAACGGCGGCGCGGCTCACTCCCACGGAGGCTCGCATGCCAGGCACCCCCATCGTCCGCACCCCCGGCCCTCCGAGATGAGCGTCCGCCGCCACGCGGTCGTGGTGATCGGCGCCGGCCAGGCGGGCCTGTCCATGAGCCACTGCCTCACCAGGCGCGGCGTCGACCACGTCGTGCTGGAACGGCACAAGGTCGGCCACGAGTGGCGTTCCCGCAGATGGGACACCTTCTGTCTGGTCACCCCCAACTGGCAGTGCCGCCTCCCCGGCTACTCCTACGGCGGCGCCGACCCCGACGGCTTCATGCGCCGTGACGAGATCGTCCGCTACCTGGAGGACTACGCCGCGTCGTTCGGCCCCCCGGTGCTGGAAGGCGTCACCGCGACCCGCCTCACCGCGTCCGGCACCGGTTTCGAGGTCGAGACCACCCACGGCACGTTCACCGCCGGCCAGGTCGTCGTGGCGACCGGGCCGTACCAGGAACCCGTGATCCCCCGCGTCGCCGAACGCGTCCCGCCGCACGTCACCCAGCTCCACTCCGGCGCCTACCGCGACCCCGGCGCGCTGCCGCCGGGGGAGGTGCTGGTCGTCGGCTCCGGCCAGTCCGGCTGCCAGATCGCCGAGGACCTGCACCTGGCGGGCCGGCGCGTCCACCTGGCCGTCGGCTCGGCCCCCCGCATCTCCCGGTTCTACCGCGGCAGGGACATCGTGGCCTGGCTCGACCTCATGGGCTACTACGAACGGCCCATCGAATCGTTCCCCGACCACGACGCGATCAGGGCCCGCGCCAACCACTACGTCACCGGCAGGGACGGCGGCAGGGACATCGACCTGCGCGCCTTCGCACGCGACGGCATGCGGCTGTACGGCAGGCTCACCGGCGTGCGGGACGGAAGATTCCTGTTCGGCGGCGACCTGGAACGCGACCTCGACCACGCCGACGCCGTGAACGACGGCGTCAAGGACTCCATCGACGCGTTCATCGCCGAACACGGCATCCAGGCCCGCACCGAACCCCGGTACGTCCCGGTGTGGCGGCCGGAGAACCCCCCCGAGCACCTGGACGCCGGGCGGATCGCCGCCGTCGTCTGGTCCACCGGCTTCCGGCGCGACTACCGCTGGATCAGGGTCCCGGTGTTCGACGGCACCGGCTACCCCGTCCACCACCGCGGCGTCACCCGCGCACCCGGCCTGTACTTCCTCGGCCTGCCGTGGCTGCACACCTGGGGCTCGGGCCGTTTCTCCGGTGTCGCCGCCGACGCCGAGCACCTCGCCAGGCACATCGGCTCACCGCAGCCGGCCACCGCCGCGAACGGCCACTCCTACTTCGTCCACCCCGAACTGCTGGGGACGTGACCATGGTCTTCGACGCGCACCGCCACCTCGGCGTACTCCCCGCCTACCCCTTCTACGGCGGCCCCCCGGTCAAGCCGGACGTCACCGCGCGCGCCACCGTCGCGCACCTCATGGCCGACCTGTACGCCGAAGGCACAGAACGCGCTCTCGTGCTCCCCAACTACGGCGTCCCCGACCCCGACGTGGCGTTCGGCTTCAACGAACTGGTCCTCGAGGCCGCCGCGGCCGACGACCGCGTCCGCTGCGGCCTGTGGGTGTCCCCGCGGCCGCAGGACGCCGGCCGTACCGAGGAGGCACTGCGACTCGCCGGGGAACGCGGCGTGCGGGCCCTCAAGCTCAGCTTCCTGCTCGGCGGACGGCCCACCGACCCGGCGTGCCGGCCCCTGCTGGACCGCATCTTCGCCGCCGCGCGCGAACACGACCTGGTCGTCCACGTGCACACCTCGCCAGGCGCCGCGTCCGACATCGACGAGGTCGGCCACCTCGTCGACTGGTACGCCGGCGACGTCGCCGTCCACCTGGTGCACTTCGGCGGCGGCATGAGCGGCCACATCAAGCTCGCCGGGTCGCGGTTCTTCGACTGGATCGACGCCGGCAAGCGCGTCTACACCGACCTGTCGTGGGCCATCGGCTTCACCCCCCGCTGGCTCGCCGCCGAGATCGACCGCCGCGGCGCCGGCCACGACCGGGTGCTGTTCGCCAGCGACGAACCGTGGGGCGACTACACCGGGGAACGGGCCCGCCTCGGCGCCGCCGTCGGCGACGGCGAACTCGCACGCCTCATCTTCCGCGACACCTTCGAAAAGCTCTACGCCTGATCCGACCACCCCGCCGGGGTCCCCCCGGAAAGACACACTCAAGGAGCACCGCACCATGCCGGAACTGACCGACCTGGAGAAGCAGAGCCTCACCGAGATCCCGCACCCGTCGCTGCCCGAGGGCTCCAGCCTGTACGGCGGCACCAAGGTGTTCCCCGACTACCAGGCCGAGAACGGCGAGAGCTACTTCACGCTGGTGCACGGCATCGCGCACGAGTCGTCGGTCAGCTTCGTCGCGATCCTCCAGGCCACCCGCGCGCTGCGCAAAGGCTTCGAGTCGGCCATCTACTTCTACGGCCCCGGCTCCCTCAACTGCCTCGCCACCCGCGGTTTCCCCACCACCGGCAACTCCGCGTTCCCCGGCGAGCACAACATCAACAACTCGCTGAAGACGTTCATCGAGGAAGGCGGCAAGGTCTACTGCTGCCGCTTCGGCCTGTCGCTCCACGGCGCGCGCGAGGAGGACCTCATCGAAGGCGTCATCCCGACCCACCCGCTCGACGTCCAGGACGCCTTGATCCACTACGGCCGCAAAGGCGCGATCATCAACTCGACCTACATGTTCTAGGAGGTCACGCGTGAGTGTCGGTACCAGGGTCGACGTGGCCATCAGGGGTGTCCGGGTGGACGCGCCGGTGCGCCGCTCCGGCGGCGCGGGCCCGAGCGACGACGGCCATCTGCTGTTCGGCGGCGCGCAAGCCGCGATCCCCATCGACCCGGCGAGCCCGTACGTCGTCCGCGACGGCAGCCTGTGGCTCGGCGACACCGACCTCGGCGTCCCCGTCACGCCGGTGGCCAGGCCCCGTTTCTACGACCTGGCCACCGCGGACGGAGTGCCGTACGAAAAGATCGCCAAACTGCACGGCTCCGGTGTGCTCGCCACCACCGTGGTGCAGACCTGCATCCGGTACGGCGAGGCCGACCGCTGCCGGTTCTGCACGGTGGAGGAGTCCCTGCGGGCCGGTGCGACCGTGGCCGCCAAGACCCCCGAGCAGCTCGCCGAGGTCGCCGAGGCCGCGGTCCGGCTCGACGGCGTACGGCAGATGGTCATGACCACCGGCACCACCACCGGCCCCGACCGCGGCGCACGCGTCCTGTCCCGCGCCGTCCGCGCCGTCCTGCGCGCCGTCCCCGGCCTGCCGATCCAGGTCCAGTGCGAACCCCCCGCCGACCTGGCGTGGCTCACCGTCCTCCACGAGTCCGGCGCCACCGCCATCGGCATCCACGCCGAGTCCTTGGACGAGGACGTCCGCCGCGCCTGGACCCCCGGCAAGGCGACCGTTCCCCTGACCGTCTACGAGGAGGCCTGGGACGAAGCGGTCCGCGTCTTCGGCCGCAACCGCGTCTCCACCTACCTGCTGGTGGGCCTGGGTGAGGATCCCGACGAACTTGTCGCAGGCGCCGCACGCCTGATCGACCGCGGCGTCTACCCCTTCGTCGTCCCCTTCCGTCCGTTGAAAGGCTCCCTCGCCACCCGCGCCGGCGCCGTCCCCCCCGACCCCGCCACGATGCGGGACATCACCGTACGCGTCGCGGCCCTCCTCGGCGAAGCCGGCATGACCGGGGCCGACCAGCAGGCCGGTTGCGCCGCCTGCGGCGCCTGCTCGGCCCTACCTGCCGCAGGCGGCTGACCATGCACCCCGACGCCTGCACGGCCCCACCCCCTGTGGAGGGCTGACCATGCACCCTGACGCCGACCTGTTCGCACTGCTCTCCGGCCTCCCCGACGCCTCCCGCGGACCCGTCTGCGACGTGCTCCTCGGCGGCGCGCCGCCGTACTTCATGATCGAGGAGGCGGACGCGGCCGGGACCGCCGCCTACCGGAGGCTGCGCCGCGAGGTGTTCGTCGACGAACAAGGCCTGTTCCCCGGCCACGACCTCGACGACAGGGACGACGACCCCCGCACCGTGGTCCTCGTCGCCAGGGACCGCACCGGCATCGTGATCGGCGGCGTGCGGCTCGGCCCGGCCGCCGACGGCCCCGACATCGGCTGGTGGCACGGCGGCCGGCTCATCGTCCGTCCCACCGACCGCGGCGGCGCCGGTGTCGGCCCCGCACTGATCCGCGCCGCCTGCGCACGCGCCGAAGCCGCAGGAGCACTCCGCTTCGAAGCCACCGTGCAGGCCCGCGCCGAACGCCTCTTCGCGCGCCTCGGCTGGCGGACCATCCGTCCCGTCACCGTCGCCGGCCGTCCCCACGTCCTCATGCGTCACCCCGTCGGCCGCATCGCCGCACTCGTCGCCGCCACCAAACACCCCCTCGGCCCGCTCCTCGCCGGTCTGGCCCCCGGCGGCCCCGGCTTCGTCGGCGACGACGCCGCCCCTGTCCCCGGCAGCGACCTCGTCGCCGCCTGCGACGCCATCCTCCCCGCCATGGTGGAACGCGACCCCGAATGGGCCGGCTGGTGCTCGGTCCTCGTCAACCTCAACGACCTGTCCGCCATGGGTGCCACCCCCGTAGGCATCCTCGACGCCGTCGCCGCCAAGGACACCACCGCCGCCACCCGCGTCCTGACCGGCCTCCGCCGCGCCGCCGAAGCGTACGACGTCCCCATCCTCGGCGGCCACACCCAACTAGGCGTCCCCGCGGCCCTCGCCGTGACCGCACTGGGCCGCACCGCCAACCCCGTCCCCGGCGGCGGCGGCCACCCCGGCCACCACGTCACCCTCACCGCCGACCTCTCCGGCGGTTGGCGTCCCGGCTACACCGGCCGCCAATGGGACTCCACGACAACCCGCACCACCCCAGAACTCCAGGCGATGCTGAACGCCGTGGCCGAAGCCCAGCCCGCCGCCGCCAAAGACGTCTCCATGGCCGGCGTCGCAGGCACTCTGGGAATGCTCGCCGAAGCCTCCGCCTGCGGCGCCGTCCTCGACGTCGCCAAGATCCCCCACCCCCCGAACACCACCATGGCCGACTGGCTCACCTGCTTCCCCGGCTTCGCCATGCTCACCACAGCCCCCCCATCCCACCCCGGCCTCCCGGAGACCCCGGCGGCAAGCGCGGTCTGCGGCGAACTGACAAGTACCCCTGGCATCCACCTCCGCTGGCCCGACGGCGAACTGACCGAAGCCCTCCCCACCCCCGCCACCGGCCTCGGCCCGGCGGTTCAGCCGGTGAACGTTCGAGGTTCGACGAGAAGGGCTGGACGATGATGATTCGCATGGCCGCTGTGGCGGCGCCGTTCGACCGGGACGTCGAGAGGTGTTTCGCACGCATAGAACAACTGGTGGAGGCCGCAAGGGCCGACGGGGTACGACTGCTGGCGCTGCCGGAGGCATGCATCGGCGGCTACCTGCACAGCATGGACGGCGACCCTTCCGACGTACCACCGGCGCTCGACCCGGACGGGCCGGAGATACGGCGGCTCGCGGCGATCGCGAAAGACATGGTGGTGTGCGCGGGGTTCTGCGAGGCGGCAGGCGACCGGCGGTACAACAGCGTGGTCTGCGTGACCGGCGACGGGACACTCGGCCTGCACAGAAAAGTGCACCAACCCCTCAGTGAGGACGCGCTGTTCGCGGCCGGTGACGGCTTCGCGGCGTTCGACACGCCGGTCGGCAGGCTCGGCATGATGATCTGCTACGACAAGGCGTTCCCCGAGTCGGCACGCACCCTGGCCCTGGACGGCGCCGAGATAGTGGTCTGTTCCTCGGCGTGGCCCGCGAGCCGCACCGACCCGGCCCCCGACCTGGCCGACGACCGCTGGACCCGGCGTTTCGACCTGTTCGACCAGACCCGGGCCCTGGAGAACCAGGTCGTCTGGCTCTCGGCCAACCAGTCCGGCACCTTCGGCACCCTCCGCTTCGTCGGCAGCGCCAAGATCGTCGGCCCAGGCGGCGAGATCCTGTCCCGTACCGGGGTGACCCAAGGCATGGCGACAGCCGAACTGGACGTGCCGCGAACCCTCGCCACGGCCCGCCGCTCCATGGGCCACCTACGCGACCGCCGTCCCTCTGCCTACCACTCCACCGACATATCCGTGATGACTGCCTTCCCGGCGGTGACCCCGGCACCAGGAGCCTGACCCGGTGGTCCGCATAGCGGCGGCGTCCGCGCACTTCGGCCGGGACCTGGAGTTCGACCTTCAAAGAATCGCGAAACTCATCGCCGACGCGCGAGCCGAAGGCGCCGCACTCCTCGTCCTCCCCGACGCCACCCTCGGCGGCTACCTGGCCGACCTCCGCCACCCCGACCCCGACGCGCTCCCCCCGGCCCTCGACCCCGCCGACCCGATCTTCAAACGGCTGGCAGGCCTGGCAGGAGAAATGGTCGTCTGCGCCGGCTACTGCGAAGCCGCAGGCCAGGACCGCTACAACGCCGCGGTCTGCCTCACCGGCGACGGCGTACTCGGCCGCCACCGCAAGGTCCACCTCCCCGCAGGAGAGATCACCGCCTACGCGCCAGGCGACCGCTTCGACGCCTTCGACACCCCTGTCGGCCGTGTCGGCATGCTCATCGACTACGACAAGACCTTCCCCGAGTCGGCACGCTCCCTGGCCCTCGACGGCGCCGAGATCCTCGCGTGCCTGTCGGCGTGGCCCACCAGCATCACCAACCGCGCACCCCGCATGACCCAGGACCGCCAGTCCCGCCTGTTCGACCTGTACGACCAGGCCCGCGCCGCCGAGAACCAGGTCGTCCTCGCCTCCTCCAACCAGACCGGCGCCATGGGAGGCATGCGTTTCCTCGGCCAGGCCAAGGTCGTCGGCCCCGGCGGCGAGATCCTCGCACGTACCTGGTCCAAAGCGGGCCTGGCGGTCGCCGAACTGGACGTCAAGGAGGAGATCGCCAGAGCCCGCCGCGTCCTCGACCACCTGAGCGAACTACGACCGGGGAGCTACCGGTGAGGATCGCGCCGCTGACGTACTCCACCAACCCGAGCGAGCCGCGTCCAGGGGGCCACCGGTGAGGATCGCGCTGCTGACGTACTCGACCAAGCCGCGCGGCGGCGTCGTGCACACCCTCAGCCTCGCCGAGGCCCTGGCCGCCGCCGGACAGGACGTGACGGTCTGGACGCTGGCCCGCGGCGGCGACGGCGGCTTCTTCCGCGCCGTCGACCCGGCCGTACGGCAGGTCATCGTGCCGTTCCGCGACATCCCCGGCGAAAGCGTCGGCGACCGCGTGCTGCGCTCCATCGCCGCCATGCGCGCCGCGTTCCGTCCCGACGGCTACGACGTCGTGCACGCGCAGGACTGCATCACCGCCAACGCCGCCGACGACTGCGTGCGCACCGTCCACCACATCGACCACTTCACCACCCCCGAACTGGTCGCCTGCCACGAACGCGCCATCTCCCGGCCGCACACCCACATCTGCGTCTCCACCGCCGTGGCCCGTGAACTGGCCGCCGGCTGGGACATCGCCGCCACCGTCATCCCCAACGGCGTCGAGGCCGAGCGCTTCGCCGAAGCGGCCCGCCACCCCGACCCCCGCTGGCGTGCGCGCTTCGGCCGGTACGTCCTCACCGTCGGCGGCATCGAACCCCGCAAAGGCTCCATGGACCTCCTGGAGGCCTACGCGCTGCTCACCGGTGCCGACCCTGACCTGCGCCTCGTCATCGCCGGCGGCGAGACCCTGTTCGACTACCGCGACTACCGCGCCACCTGGGACGACCGCGCCGCCGCACTCGGCCTCGACCCCGTCGTCCTCGGCCGCGTCGGCCACGACGACCTCCCCGGCCTCGTCGCCTCCGCCGCCGTCTTCGCCTTCCCGTCCCTCAAGGAAGGCTTCGGCCTCGCCGCCATGGAGGCCCTGGCGGCAGGCGTCCCCCTGGTCACCCGCGACCTCGCCGTCTTCCGTGAGGTCTTCACCCCCGCCGCGCACTTCGCCACGACCCCCCGCGACTTCGCCGACGCCATGCACACGGCCATGACCACCCCCGACCCACCCCGCCGTACCGCCGGCCACGACCTGGCGACCCGCCACACCTGGCGAGCCGCCGCCGAACGTCACATCACGCTGTACGAGTCCCTGTGATCACTGCGTGGCGGCCACCCGCAGCGCCTGGAACTGCGCCAGCAGCGCCGGGTCCCCGGCGGTGCGGACCGCATCGCCGCCGCCGCGGTTCCACAGCCACAGCAGCAGCGGCTCGGCGTCCCCGCTGACCAGCGCGTCACCGTCGAAACCGGAGCGGGCCTCGCGCACCTCGACGCCTTTGGGGGTGGGGGCCACGGACCAGGCGTGGTGGCCGGTGGACACGATGACGGGACGCTCGTCGGGGGAGTCGAGCAGGGTGCCGTAGTCGTCGCGCCAGACGGTGCTGCCGTACCCCATGAACAGGGTCAGCATCTCCTCGACGCCGTCGAAGGCCAGGTCGGCGGAGACGGGGGAGACGGCGACACCGGCCGCCAGCTCGGCGTCCACCCGGTGGACGACGGTCTCCTGCGTCATCCGCCGGATCCAGAAACCCACCGTCTGGTCGGGTTCGTGCCAGGTGGCCGCGTGGTCCTCAGGGGAATGCGCGGCGAACTGCTCCGTCAGCGCGCCGTACATCTCGTCGAGGAGAGCCACCGACCCCGGGTGGACCGTCTCCGGCGGCCACGGGTCGGGGAACGCGCCGAGCCGGATGCACTCGGCCTTGTGCAGATAGACGTACGCGACATGCTGCGCCAGGTCGGCCGCGGTCCACTCAGGGCACGACGGCACCCGGGAGGCGAGGTCGGCCGCGCCGATGGCGGCCCGCAGCAAGGTGAACTCGTCCTCTAGGTGACGCAGAAGGCGGGAATGTTCCATGGCCCCATCGAAGCAGGTCCGCGGGCCGGTCGCCTCTTCATATCCGCCTAGGTGCGGCTACGGCGATGCCACAGGGGAGAACAGCGCCGGCGAACCGTGCGGATGCCCCGCCGGGGGCCATCACCGCGGCGACATCACTGACACGCTCGTCACCTCGGGATGTCACCGGGCCCCGTCACGCCTCGGCGTGCTCCTGGTCGTACGCGGCCCGCACGCGCTTCGGCGCCGCCATGCGCCACGCGTCGGTGACGAGCTCACGTAACTCGTCCTCGCCGAGAGCCGACAGGCGAACCACGATCCAGTGGTACCGCATGTCGCCACCCTTCGGCAGCAGGAACTTGTCCGGCTCGGCCGCGACCGCCGCTTCGCGCTCCTCCTTGGGGAACCCGCACCCCATGAGCGTCTCGTCACGGGACAACGTGCAGTACACGATGCGTCCCACATTGAACTTGACGCGATCACGCACCAGCCGCTCGACGGTGCGCGGCAACGACATGGCCACGCGCCGCACATCGGCGGCGGTGACGGGAGACTCGACCGTACTCACACCCGCGACCGTAGCCTCCCGCACCGACAGAACCGGCCGTTCACCTCGGAACGAACGCTCGGGCCGGATCCCGCCGCACGGCTCACGGCCGCTGCGGAAGCACCGCCTTGATGGCCGCCTCCAGGATGTCCACGCCGCTGTTCAGCTCGTCCTCGCTGATGGTGAGCGGCGGCGCGATCCGGAAGATGCCCCCCATCCCCGGCAACTGGACGATGTTCATGTGCAGTCCGCGTTCGAGGCAGGCCGACGTGACCGCCTTACCGAGCGCGTCCGCCGGCGCTTTGCTCTTCTTGTCCTCCACCAGCTCGACCCCCTGCAACAGCCCGCGGCCCCGCACGTCCCCCACCACCTCGTACTCGTCGCGAAGCGCCGCCAGCCGCTCGGTGAGCCCGGCGCCGAGCGTCGCGGCACGCCGCACCAGCTTCTCGCGTTCGATGACGTCGAGCACCGTCAGCGCGACGGAGGCCGCCAAGGGATCGGAGACATGGGTCGTGTAGAAGAGGAAACCCCGTTCGTGACAGACCTGCTCGATCCCGGCACTCGTGACGACCGCCGCCACCGGCAGCCCGGCCCCCAGCGTCTTCGACAACGTCAGAATGTCCGGTGTGACCCCGTCTCGCTCGAACGCGTACATCATCCCGGTACGGCCGAGCGCGGTCTGCGCCTCGTCCAGGATGAGCAGCATGCCGCGTTCCTCACACATCTCCTTGAGGCGGCGCAGATACCCGTCAGGCAGATCGATGATCCCGCCTGACGACAGAATCGGCTCGATCAGACAGGCCGCGAGACTCCCCGAAGACTGCCGATCGACCAGATCGAAGCCGTACCCGAGCTCGGCCTCCCAGTCGTACGACCCGTCGGGGTTCCGGAACGGCGACCGGTAGGCGTTCGGCGCCGGCAACGCGAGGTTCCCCGGCATCGGAGGCCCGTAGCCACGCCGTCCGGCGGAGAACGTCGCCGCCGCGGCCCCCTGCGTCATGCCGTGCCAGGACCGGTCGAACGACACGATCTCGAAGCGACCCGTGGCGAGCTTCGCCATCTTGATCGCCGCCTCGTTCGCCTCCGCTCCCGTGGTCAGCAGCACCATCTTGCCGAGCTCGGAAGGCAGAGTCGCCGTGAGCCTGCGCGCGAGCTCCACCACCGGCTCACTGAGCATGCCGCTGAACAGATGATCCAGCGAAGCGACCGCGGCCGACACCGTCGCCACGATCTCCGGATGCGCGTGCCCGAGAATCGCACTCATCTGCCCCGACGTGAAGTCGAGAATCGCTCGACCCTGCCGATCGAAGACATACGCACCAGCGGCCCGCTCGATGACCCGCGGCGTGAACGCTCCTCCGTACCGGATCAGCAACCGGTCCGCGTCATCCCAGAACGTCGTGTCGTCCATCCCCACCCTCTCCCACCGCGTGCAGACCCGCCGCCGGCTCTCCCCGACACCGTCCCCGACCGCCGGCAAGCCTCGCGACAAGCAAACGAATACACCGCATCATCCTCTTTGTCCGCATCCACCGCGACGCCGGAGCCCCCAGAACGTGACCACTCACCAAAGACCCGACCGTCCACCTCAAAGCGGAATGCTCGGCGTCCAGGTCCTCGCGCTGTGTGAGTCGTTCCCCCGGAGCCGAAGCGGTTGATGGAGGCGGCACCTCCGGCCTTCTCGGACCCCGACCGACCACATCAGAAACCCGGCCGACCACATCAGAAACCCGGCCGGTCACTTTCAGAACCTGGCCGATGACCTCAGACCCCGGCCCGGTACGCCAAGGCCCGTCCCGTCACCTCAGTGAAGAGGACACCACCTGCGGCCGTCCCGCACCGAGGAAGAAGATGCCGGGGAACCCCTTCGTCTCGAACCCGGCGCTGCGGTTGCGCCGGAACGTCGACTGCTCGATCCGCAACGTCCCCGTACGGTCGTTGCTCACGAAGAAGACGGCCCCGCCACCCTCCCGTGCCGTGTTGTCCGACACCACAGACCCCGCGATCCGCACCGTGAACCGGTTCCCATCGGTGTAGATCGCACCGCCACTACCCCCACC
The window above is part of the Sphaerisporangium rubeum genome. Proteins encoded here:
- a CDS encoding MSMEG_0569 family flavin-dependent oxidoreductase, with the translated sequence MSVRRHAVVVIGAGQAGLSMSHCLTRRGVDHVVLERHKVGHEWRSRRWDTFCLVTPNWQCRLPGYSYGGADPDGFMRRDEIVRYLEDYAASFGPPVLEGVTATRLTASGTGFEVETTHGTFTAGQVVVATGPYQEPVIPRVAERVPPHVTQLHSGAYRDPGALPPGEVLVVGSGQSGCQIAEDLHLAGRRVHLAVGSAPRISRFYRGRDIVAWLDLMGYYERPIESFPDHDAIRARANHYVTGRDGGRDIDLRAFARDGMRLYGRLTGVRDGRFLFGGDLERDLDHADAVNDGVKDSIDAFIAEHGIQARTEPRYVPVWRPENPPEHLDAGRIAAVVWSTGFRRDYRWIRVPVFDGTGYPVHHRGVTRAPGLYFLGLPWLHTWGSGRFSGVAADAEHLARHIGSPQPATAANGHSYFVHPELLGT
- a CDS encoding amidohydrolase family protein encodes the protein MVFDAHRHLGVLPAYPFYGGPPVKPDVTARATVAHLMADLYAEGTERALVLPNYGVPDPDVAFGFNELVLEAAAADDRVRCGLWVSPRPQDAGRTEEALRLAGERGVRALKLSFLLGGRPTDPACRPLLDRIFAAAREHDLVVHVHTSPGAASDIDEVGHLVDWYAGDVAVHLVHFGGGMSGHIKLAGSRFFDWIDAGKRVYTDLSWAIGFTPRWLAAEIDRRGAGHDRVLFASDEPWGDYTGERARLGAAVGDGELARLIFRDTFEKLYA
- a CDS encoding MSMEG_0572/Sll0783 family nitrogen starvation response protein, which gives rise to MPELTDLEKQSLTEIPHPSLPEGSSLYGGTKVFPDYQAENGESYFTLVHGIAHESSVSFVAILQATRALRKGFESAIYFYGPGSLNCLATRGFPTTGNSAFPGEHNINNSLKTFIEEGGKVYCCRFGLSLHGAREEDLIEGVIPTHPLDVQDALIHYGRKGAIINSTYMF
- a CDS encoding MSMEG_0568 family radical SAM protein, giving the protein MSVGTRVDVAIRGVRVDAPVRRSGGAGPSDDGHLLFGGAQAAIPIDPASPYVVRDGSLWLGDTDLGVPVTPVARPRFYDLATADGVPYEKIAKLHGSGVLATTVVQTCIRYGEADRCRFCTVEESLRAGATVAAKTPEQLAEVAEAAVRLDGVRQMVMTTGTTTGPDRGARVLSRAVRAVLRAVPGLPIQVQCEPPADLAWLTVLHESGATAIGIHAESLDEDVRRAWTPGKATVPLTVYEEAWDEAVRVFGRNRVSTYLLVGLGEDPDELVAGAARLIDRGVYPFVVPFRPLKGSLATRAGAVPPDPATMRDITVRVAALLGEAGMTGADQQAGCAACGACSALPAAGG
- a CDS encoding MSMEG_0567/sll0787 family protein, with translation MHPDADLFALLSGLPDASRGPVCDVLLGGAPPYFMIEEADAAGTAAYRRLRREVFVDEQGLFPGHDLDDRDDDPRTVVLVARDRTGIVIGGVRLGPAADGPDIGWWHGGRLIVRPTDRGGAGVGPALIRAACARAEAAGALRFEATVQARAERLFARLGWRTIRPVTVAGRPHVLMRHPVGRIAALVAATKHPLGPLLAGLAPGGPGFVGDDAAPVPGSDLVAACDAILPAMVERDPEWAGWCSVLVNLNDLSAMGATPVGILDAVAAKDTTAATRVLTGLRRAAEAYDVPILGGHTQLGVPAALAVTALGRTANPVPGGGGHPGHHVTLTADLSGGWRPGYTGRQWDSTTTRTTPELQAMLNAVAEAQPAAAKDVSMAGVAGTLGMLAEASACGAVLDVAKIPHPPNTTMADWLTCFPGFAMLTTAPPSHPGLPETPAASAVCGELTSTPGIHLRWPDGELTEALPTPATGLGPAVQPVNVRGSTRRAGR
- a CDS encoding carbon-nitrogen hydrolase family protein; protein product: MAAVAAPFDRDVERCFARIEQLVEAARADGVRLLALPEACIGGYLHSMDGDPSDVPPALDPDGPEIRRLAAIAKDMVVCAGFCEAAGDRRYNSVVCVTGDGTLGLHRKVHQPLSEDALFAAGDGFAAFDTPVGRLGMMICYDKAFPESARTLALDGAEIVVCSSAWPASRTDPAPDLADDRWTRRFDLFDQTRALENQVVWLSANQSGTFGTLRFVGSAKIVGPGGEILSRTGVTQGMATAELDVPRTLATARRSMGHLRDRRPSAYHSTDISVMTAFPAVTPAPGA
- a CDS encoding carbon-nitrogen hydrolase family protein, which codes for MVRIAAASAHFGRDLEFDLQRIAKLIADARAEGAALLVLPDATLGGYLADLRHPDPDALPPALDPADPIFKRLAGLAGEMVVCAGYCEAAGQDRYNAAVCLTGDGVLGRHRKVHLPAGEITAYAPGDRFDAFDTPVGRVGMLIDYDKTFPESARSLALDGAEILACLSAWPTSITNRAPRMTQDRQSRLFDLYDQARAAENQVVLASSNQTGAMGGMRFLGQAKVVGPGGEILARTWSKAGLAVAELDVKEEIARARRVLDHLSELRPGSYR
- a CDS encoding MSMEG_0565 family glycosyltransferase; the encoded protein is MRIALLTYSTKPRGGVVHTLSLAEALAAAGQDVTVWTLARGGDGGFFRAVDPAVRQVIVPFRDIPGESVGDRVLRSIAAMRAAFRPDGYDVVHAQDCITANAADDCVRTVHHIDHFTTPELVACHERAISRPHTHICVSTAVARELAAGWDIAATVIPNGVEAERFAEAARHPDPRWRARFGRYVLTVGGIEPRKGSMDLLEAYALLTGADPDLRLVIAGGETLFDYRDYRATWDDRAAALGLDPVVLGRVGHDDLPGLVASAAVFAFPSLKEGFGLAAMEALAAGVPLVTRDLAVFREVFTPAAHFATTPRDFADAMHTAMTTPDPPRRTAGHDLATRHTWRAAAERHITLYESL
- a CDS encoding maleylpyruvate isomerase family mycothiol-dependent enzyme: MEHSRLLRHLEDEFTLLRAAIGAADLASRVPSCPEWTAADLAQHVAYVYLHKAECIRLGAFPDPWPPETVHPGSVALLDEMYGALTEQFAAHSPEDHAATWHEPDQTVGFWIRRMTQETVVHRVDAELAAGVAVSPVSADLAFDGVEEMLTLFMGYGSTVWRDDYGTLLDSPDERPVIVSTGHHAWSVAPTPKGVEVREARSGFDGDALVSGDAEPLLLWLWNRGGGDAVRTAGDPALLAQFQALRVAATQ
- a CDS encoding MmcQ/YjbR family DNA-binding protein; translation: MSTVESPVTAADVRRVAMSLPRTVERLVRDRVKFNVGRIVYCTLSRDETLMGCGFPKEEREAAVAAEPDKFLLPKGGDMRYHWIVVRLSALGEDELRELVTDAWRMAAPKRVRAAYDQEHAEA